One Chrysemys picta bellii isolate R12L10 unplaced genomic scaffold, ASM1138683v2 scaf697, whole genome shotgun sequence genomic window carries:
- the LOC135979170 gene encoding fibrinogen-like protein 1-like protein, whose product MMVLLCVAPVQGNGTLAHKKVERGFPKDCSNIPRDSPSGVQVIQPAGSPPRVVWCDMDTEGKGWTVVQRNSYNTEITWKESWSTYKYGFGNVQQDYWLGNEYLSLLTRQNIYKVRFVVEDKSNNTRYAEYDIFSVEDEPSGYPLRLGRYSGDGEDYLTTYHSGLGGIHDNMKFSTSDKDQDQTSGNCASSYGGWWYDKCQNVLLNRKGYIYWAGFCKSGECKSSLILVKPTDVCRVRQEEPILLGSSAAEKGRQY is encoded by the exons atgatggtgctcctttgcgtagcccccgtgcagggcaacgggaccctggcccacaagaaggtcgagaggg ggttccccaaagactgcagcaacattcccagggacagccccagcggggtccagGTCATCCAGccagcaggctctccccctcgagtggtgtggtgtgacatggacaccgaaggcaagggctggaccgttgtccagagaaattcttacaacacagagatcacctggaaggagtcctggagcacctacaagtacggctttgggaacgtgcagcaggattactggctgggcaacgagtacctgtccctgctcacgcggcagaacatctacaaggtccgctttgtcgtggaggacaaatccaacaacacccgctacgcagagtacgacatcttcagtgtcgaggatgagcccagcgggtaccctctgaggctgggcaggtactctggggacggcgaggactatctcaccacctaccactccggcctggggggcatacacgacaacatgaagttcagcacaagtgacaaggatcaggaccagaccagtgggaactgcgcaagtagctatggaggctggtggtacgacaagtgtcagaacgtcctgctcaataggaaaggctacatctactgggcagggttctgtaagagtggggagtgcaagtcttccctcatcctggttaagccaacagacgtgtgccgggtccggcaggaggagcccatcctccttgggagcagcgccgctgagaaggggagacaatattag